TCCCCGCCGTACGCTTGTTTCGAGTAGTTGCCTTTGATTTCACAGCTGCGGCACCCTTGGACAAAGCAGCCGTTGTAGGAGTGAGTTTTTTAACCGATGCGGTCGGTGCTGAATTGGCGGATGAGGATTTTTTAGTAGCCATAGTTACTCCCTGAAAGCAAAGAGTATGCCGATGTAGGGAGGCGTCGAAGGATTTTTTCTGCCAATTTCGTCACATTGGGATGTACCATGCACCTATGAAGGAATTTCTTATTCGTTGGTTCATAACGACTCTCGCCGTCATGGGGGCCTCCCATATCGTACCAGGGATCTCCTACAGCTCCACGGAGACTCTTATAGGGGCAGCGTTGCTTCTTGGGATTATCAATGCGTTGGTGAGGCCCGTTCTACTTCTGCTGAGCCTCCCCTTCATTATCGTCACCATGGGATTCTTTATCCTAGTGATCAATGCGCTCTTACTCCTCTTTGTCTCCGCTGTGGTTCCCGGATTCCATGTTGAAGGCTTCTGGAGTGCTCTTTTTGCGGGAATCATCATCGGAATGATCAGCTGGATCCTGAGCTGCTTCTTCCGTGCAAGTGATGGGCGCGTCTATCCCGTCACTCACCATCAGCAGATGAAGAAGGTGGAGGGGCGGGTTGTCTCGGAAGATTCACAGGGATAAAGGGGATAAAAGGGATGGGATGATTCCTTGGACATTTACTTATCTTATTCATCCCCTTTATCCCTGTGAGCCATTCCCGAGTTATTCCCTTCTTCGACCAGAAGCCTGCGGCGCCGAAGATCTGCGGAATTACCTCTTCTGAGGATGCCATTCGGACGATTGAGTCAGGAGCTGGAGCCTTGGGATTC
The sequence above is a segment of the Verrucomicrobiota bacterium genome. Coding sequences within it:
- a CDS encoding phage holin family protein; the protein is MKEFLIRWFITTLAVMGASHIVPGISYSSTETLIGAALLLGIINALVRPVLLLLSLPFIIVTMGFFILVINALLLLFVSAVVPGFHVEGFWSALFAGIIIGMISWILSCFFRASDGRVYPVTHHQQMKKVEGRVVSEDSQG